One Desulfurellaceae bacterium genomic window carries:
- a CDS encoding helix-turn-helix transcriptional regulator, which produces MTDQGGVLRAQTPADRPRLARLVAAALPTSSSPPISGTTTLHRGALLPRFVVHVKPVGGGQQGYGARRAAVLVLVAEPGRPPCIDPGLVAATLGLTPGESQVAVWVAEGWTVREMAVATGRTDKAIRWHLQQIYHKQGISRQADLVRLVLSLATIA; this is translated from the coding sequence ATGACCGACCAGGGTGGGGTGCTCCGTGCCCAGACGCCGGCGGACCGGCCCCGACTTGCGCGCCTGGTGGCCGCCGCCTTGCCGACCTCCAGCAGCCCCCCCATCAGCGGAACAACGACGCTCCACCGGGGCGCCCTGCTGCCGCGCTTCGTGGTCCACGTCAAACCCGTGGGGGGCGGACAGCAGGGCTATGGCGCGCGGCGCGCTGCCGTGCTGGTACTGGTCGCCGAGCCGGGGCGGCCGCCCTGTATCGATCCCGGTCTGGTGGCCGCCACCCTGGGTCTCACCCCGGGGGAGAGTCAGGTGGCAGTCTGGGTGGCGGAAGGGTGGACGGTGCGCGAGATGGCCGTGGCGACAGGACGCACGGACAAAGCCATCCGCTGGCACCTGCAGCAGATCTACCACAAACAGGGCATCTCACGGCAGGCGGACTTGGTGCGGCTGGTGCTGTCGCTCGCGACAATCGCCTGA
- a CDS encoding rhomboid family intramembrane serine protease: MPFQPLRHVTSHQHAEDISLLLQSLGMEVHIDEPTPQAGWLIWVESARYDEARRVLAEEEAAAQTPVAAVHTPGRSGDFAWVLGLVLINIAAWAIMEQHGGTHDRHTLLRFGAVYSPLLYAGEWWRLVTAQFIHIGVRHLFGNMAALLVLGGLTVRILGPGRLLFVYVVAGGCGNLAGFAFGSDTALKAGASGAIFGLLGALAGSRLRQLHRQSASARPARFKPWHILAMVLALYGFIGGVQYPYTDHIAHFGGILGGMLAAAIPTAAEDAERRIQAGLGLLAASVCVAAWLWAVVTGLHATY, from the coding sequence ATGCCGTTTCAGCCGCTCCGACACGTCACCAGCCATCAACACGCCGAGGACATCTCCCTGCTGCTGCAAAGCCTGGGTATGGAGGTGCATATTGACGAGCCCACGCCCCAAGCCGGATGGCTGATCTGGGTCGAGAGCGCCCGCTATGACGAGGCTCGACGGGTGTTGGCAGAGGAGGAGGCCGCAGCGCAGACCCCGGTCGCGGCGGTCCACACCCCGGGGCGATCCGGCGATTTTGCCTGGGTGCTTGGTCTGGTCCTGATCAATATTGCGGCCTGGGCGATCATGGAGCAGCACGGCGGAACCCACGACCGGCACACCCTGCTGCGCTTTGGCGCCGTATACAGCCCGCTGCTGTACGCCGGGGAGTGGTGGCGGCTGGTCACCGCCCAGTTCATCCACATCGGTGTGCGCCATCTGTTCGGCAATATGGCCGCGCTGCTGGTGCTGGGCGGCCTGACCGTGCGGATTCTGGGACCCGGCCGCCTGCTGTTTGTGTACGTCGTAGCCGGGGGGTGCGGCAATCTGGCCGGTTTTGCCTTTGGCTCGGACACGGCGCTCAAGGCCGGGGCCTCGGGCGCGATTTTCGGACTGCTCGGCGCGCTGGCGGGCAGCCGACTGCGCCAGCTGCACCGGCAGTCGGCCTCGGCTCGTCCAGCCCGCTTTAAGCCGTGGCATATTCTCGCTATGGTTCTGGCCTTGTACGGTTTTATCGGCGGGGTCCAGTACCCGTATACCGATCATATCGCCCATTTTGGCGGCATCCTGGGCGGCATGCTGGCCGCCGCCATCCCGACCGCTGCGGAAGACGCGGAGCGGAGGATACAGGCGGGACTCGGGCTGTTGGCCGCCAGCGTGTGCGTGGCGGCCTGGCTGTGGGCGGTGGTGACAGGGCTGCATGCCACATACTGA
- a CDS encoding TIGR03619 family F420-dependent LLM class oxidoreductase, translating into MCDRAALREVAMAAEAEGYDCILIGDHIVLPKTITTPWPYEEYNDGKPNYDIYTQMEWLDPFDTVAFMAGVTEKVRLGLGVLIVPYRHPFDVARRVATIDILSGGRFVPGTGVGWLAEEFKLLGVPFERRGKRTREYIAVMKALWTEDKPRFSGEFVQLEEDVNVLPRPLQKPHPPIWVGGESVYALKRVVAFGDGWHIALKRKRVVLQHLSVNTFPLR; encoded by the coding sequence GTGTGCGACCGCGCGGCGCTGCGTGAGGTGGCGATGGCCGCCGAGGCGGAGGGTTACGACTGTATTCTGATCGGCGACCATATCGTGCTGCCGAAGACAATCACCACCCCCTGGCCGTATGAAGAGTATAACGACGGCAAACCCAACTATGACATTTACACCCAGATGGAGTGGCTCGACCCGTTTGACACGGTCGCCTTTATGGCCGGGGTGACGGAGAAAGTGCGGCTGGGCCTGGGGGTGCTGATCGTGCCCTACCGGCATCCCTTTGATGTCGCCCGGCGGGTGGCAACCATCGACATCCTGAGCGGTGGGCGCTTTGTGCCCGGCACCGGAGTCGGCTGGCTGGCCGAGGAGTTCAAACTGCTGGGCGTGCCGTTCGAGCGGCGGGGCAAACGGACCCGCGAATACATCGCGGTGATGAAGGCGCTGTGGACCGAGGACAAGCCGCGCTTCTCGGGCGAGTTCGTGCAGCTGGAGGAGGACGTCAACGTGCTGCCGCGGCCCTTGCAAAAACCCCACCCCCCGATCTGGGTCGGCGGCGAGTCGGTGTATGCCCTGAAACGGGTGGTCGCCTTTGGCGATGGCTGGCATATTGCGCTAAAGAGGAAACGCGTTGTCCTTCAGCATCTATCGGTGAACACGTTTCCTCTTCGCTGA
- a CDS encoding LLM class F420-dependent oxidoreductase, with protein sequence MKIGYFAVGIGIGAEPENVTVTAQTAEQAGFHSLWAPEHVVLINQYASQYPYSQDGRLPMSTQVDILDPFTALTFAAATTTNIRLGTGICLVPERNPVVTAKEVASLDKLSGGRFDFGVGIGWLAEEFDAVGVPWPRRAQRTREYLQAMKLLWTEDEPEFNGEFCSFPKSVMLPKPVQKPHPPIIFGGESTPALKRVGEVGDGWFGVNVSFEAAQEKIPRMKEYATAAGRDPEALSFAVSPGLGSTVEMEQIKRYRDLGVDQVIVGGFADDPSKIRGEIEKLAEKLVVPSASL encoded by the coding sequence ATGAAGATTGGCTATTTTGCAGTGGGAATTGGTATTGGGGCCGAGCCCGAGAACGTGACGGTCACCGCCCAGACGGCTGAACAGGCCGGGTTCCACTCCTTGTGGGCGCCCGAGCATGTGGTGCTGATCAACCAGTACGCCTCCCAGTATCCGTACTCCCAGGACGGCCGGCTGCCGATGTCAACTCAGGTCGATATCCTCGACCCGTTCACGGCCCTGACGTTTGCTGCGGCCACGACCACAAACATCCGCCTGGGCACCGGGATCTGTCTGGTGCCGGAGCGCAACCCGGTGGTCACGGCCAAGGAGGTCGCCAGCCTCGACAAACTGTCCGGCGGACGCTTCGATTTTGGTGTCGGCATCGGCTGGCTGGCCGAGGAGTTTGACGCGGTCGGGGTGCCGTGGCCGCGCCGCGCCCAGCGCACCCGCGAGTATTTGCAGGCCATGAAGCTGCTGTGGACCGAGGACGAACCCGAATTCAACGGTGAATTCTGTAGCTTTCCCAAGTCGGTCATGCTGCCCAAGCCGGTCCAAAAGCCCCACCCGCCGATTATCTTTGGCGGCGAGAGCACGCCGGCCCTCAAGCGGGTCGGTGAGGTCGGCGACGGCTGGTTTGGGGTGAATGTGAGCTTCGAGGCCGCTCAGGAAAAGATCCCGCGCATGAAAGAGTACGCCACAGCCGCCGGCCGTGACCCCGAGGCGCTAAGCTTTGCGGTGTCTCCGGGGCTTGGCTCGACAGTGGAGATGGAGCAGATCAAGCGCTACCGCGATCTCGGGGTGGATCAGGTGATTGTCGGCGGTTTTGCCGACGATCCGAGCAAGATTCGGGGCGAGATTGAAAAGCTGGCCGAGAAGCTCGTTGTTCCGTCGGCGAGTCTGTAG
- a CDS encoding D-glycerate dehydrogenase, with translation MSQPKIYVTRTLPDQALALLRPCGRLGLWEPDEAVPRDTLLHEVRDTTALLSMVTDRVDDELLDHAPQLRIVANMAVGYDNVDVAALSRRGVLLTNTPGVLTQTTADLSFGLILGIARRIAEADRFVRDGGWQAWGPLFFVGRDVHHATLGIIGLGRIGTQVAQRARGFDMRVIYTNRGRNREAEQRLGCVRVDLPSLLRESDFVSVHAPLSPDTHHLLSGPQFRLMKKTAFLINVARGGLVDQRALYEALRDGEIAGAALDVTDPEPIPMDDPLLSLTNCLIVPHIGSASLATRTRMASLAAENITAFLAGQTPPTPVNPEVLTPSQG, from the coding sequence GTGTCACAACCAAAGATTTATGTCACCCGAACCCTTCCCGACCAGGCCCTGGCACTGCTCAGACCGTGCGGGCGGCTGGGGCTGTGGGAGCCGGACGAGGCCGTGCCCCGCGACACCCTGCTGCACGAGGTCCGGGACACGACCGCCCTGCTCAGCATGGTCACCGACCGGGTTGACGACGAGCTGCTCGATCACGCTCCCCAGCTCCGCATCGTGGCCAATATGGCGGTCGGCTATGACAATGTGGACGTGGCGGCCCTGAGCCGTCGCGGGGTGCTGCTGACCAACACGCCGGGCGTCCTGACCCAGACCACCGCGGATCTCAGCTTTGGCTTGATTCTGGGCATTGCCCGGCGCATTGCCGAGGCCGACCGGTTTGTGCGGGACGGGGGCTGGCAGGCGTGGGGGCCGCTCTTTTTTGTCGGCCGCGATGTCCACCACGCCACCCTGGGCATCATCGGTCTGGGCCGGATTGGCACCCAGGTCGCCCAGCGGGCCAGGGGTTTTGACATGCGGGTGATATACACCAACCGGGGCCGGAATCGGGAGGCCGAACAGCGCCTCGGCTGCGTGCGGGTTGATCTGCCGAGCCTGTTGCGGGAGTCCGACTTTGTGAGCGTCCACGCCCCGCTCAGCCCGGACACCCACCACCTGCTGTCGGGCCCGCAGTTTCGGCTGATGAAGAAGACCGCGTTTCTGATCAACGTGGCACGGGGCGGGCTGGTCGATCAGCGCGCCCTGTATGAGGCGCTACGCGACGGGGAGATTGCCGGGGCCGCGCTCGACGTGACCGACCCGGAGCCGATCCCTATGGACGACCCCCTGCTGTCGCTCACAAACTGTCTGATCGTACCCCACATCGGCAGCGCCAGTCTGGCCACCCGGACCCGCATGGCCAGCCTGGCGGCCGAGAACATCACCGCCTTTCTGGCCGGCCAGACACCGCCGACACCGGTCAACCCGGAGGTCTTGACCCCGTCTCAGGGCTGA
- a CDS encoding type II toxin-antitoxin system VapC family toxin has product MKSASKSEKNKLFLPAQPSDWFSAVLDHHDIEVLPLTLDVCIHSTELPAIHADPCDRMIIAVAQLHNLPVVTTDPVFSQYGISIIS; this is encoded by the coding sequence TTGAAATCGGCATCAAAGTCCGAAAAAAATAAGCTTTTCCTCCCGGCTCAGCCCTCAGATTGGTTCTCAGCCGTCCTTGATCATCACGATATTGAAGTGCTGCCGTTGACCTTGGATGTCTGCATCCATTCCACTGAATTACCCGCTATTCACGCTGATCCATGTGACCGAATGATTATTGCCGTAGCTCAGCTACACAATTTGCCAGTGGTCACGACCGATCCGGTATTTTCTCAGTACGGGATTTCCATCATCTCCTGA
- a CDS encoding type II toxin-antitoxin system prevent-host-death family antitoxin, which translates to MKSVSVHEAKTKLSALLSEVEETGTAIHICRNGKPVADLVPHRKRSRLNPHPVMSKINIDYDPTEALTEDEWPESSS; encoded by the coding sequence GTGAAGAGCGTTAGTGTACACGAAGCGAAAACAAAGCTCTCGGCTCTGCTCTCCGAGGTGGAAGAAACGGGGACAGCAATCCACATCTGTCGAAATGGCAAGCCTGTGGCTGACTTGGTCCCGCACCGTAAGAGAAGTCGGCTCAATCCACACCCGGTGATGAGTAAGATCAATATCGACTACGACCCGACTGAAGCGCTCACTGAGGACGAATGGCCGGAGAGCAGCAGTTGA
- a CDS encoding TonB-dependent receptor: MALLALLACATPSVAQQAFTSGPPAQRAFEEITVTARKQEQRAFDVPLSLSVLRGEGLDRLRASGMDIRFLTNRAPSLQVESGSGRVSPRFYIRGLGNTDFDMNASQPVSVMLDGIPLENPFLKGIPIFDVERVEVLRGPQGTLFGRNTPGGILKFESALPTWDLEGYSRLSYGRFNGVNFEGAVSGPLIPSVPAARASLLVQRRDDWVDNSFTDEDDAFAGYREVAGRVQFLWTPVENFFGRFKVQVRDFDGDARMFRANVVRQGRSDLGPGFRRDKVWLDGKNSQTLGEHGFSAEMQYTLGDSRLISLTGGEWLDSFSRGDVDGGFGAVWSPPSGPGLIPFPSETADGVSALRQLTQEVRLESTAWQRLDWRVGFFYFHEDMEAEGFSYDTLAGNEQNGYIRQQQRTEAWAVFGAATLTLTEKLEVAAGIRVSEDDKRFKAERLVSPIGSGPLGPLRTTARALVPSWDLSLRYQVTPGMQPYVRVASSFRAPSVQGRLLFSDEVSVADTEDIISVETGLKLRLWQQRLHLDVAAYHFWMHDQQLTAAGGGTNAIRLLNAERTIGRGVEAEGSLNLGYGLRLTAGMSYNYTRLDDSDLAVQPFGSPCTAGPARRSSRHGLYRRQPFAPGAALDRQRQPELYAAAARRLGAAVLDRLGVPQPHQLFSVRVARVP; this comes from the coding sequence GTGGCACTCCTTGCCCTGCTGGCATGCGCCACGCCGTCCGTCGCGCAACAAGCGTTCACAAGCGGGCCACCAGCCCAGCGGGCATTTGAGGAAATCACCGTCACCGCCCGCAAGCAGGAGCAGCGCGCCTTTGACGTGCCGTTGTCGCTATCCGTGCTGCGGGGCGAGGGGCTCGACCGGCTGCGCGCCTCGGGCATGGACATCCGTTTTCTGACCAACCGGGCGCCAAGCCTGCAGGTTGAGTCGGGCTCTGGCCGCGTCTCGCCGCGTTTCTATATTCGCGGCCTAGGCAATACCGACTTCGACATGAACGCCTCCCAGCCGGTTTCGGTCATGCTCGACGGCATTCCGCTGGAGAACCCGTTCCTCAAGGGCATCCCGATCTTCGATGTCGAACGCGTCGAGGTCTTGCGCGGACCCCAGGGGACGCTGTTCGGACGCAACACGCCGGGCGGCATCCTGAAGTTCGAGTCGGCCCTCCCGACCTGGGACCTCGAGGGCTACAGCCGGCTGTCGTACGGACGCTTTAACGGCGTCAACTTCGAGGGAGCGGTGTCCGGTCCGCTGATTCCGTCGGTACCAGCAGCGCGCGCCTCGCTGCTGGTACAGCGCCGGGACGACTGGGTGGACAATAGCTTTACCGACGAGGACGACGCCTTTGCCGGTTACCGCGAGGTTGCCGGCCGTGTGCAGTTCCTCTGGACGCCGGTCGAGAACTTTTTCGGGCGCTTTAAGGTCCAGGTCCGGGACTTCGACGGTGACGCGCGGATGTTCCGGGCAAATGTGGTCAGGCAGGGCCGGTCCGACCTGGGTCCGGGTTTCCGGCGCGACAAGGTCTGGCTGGACGGCAAAAACTCGCAGACCCTGGGCGAACACGGTTTCTCCGCAGAGATGCAGTACACGCTGGGCGACTCCCGCCTGATCTCGCTGACCGGCGGGGAATGGCTCGACAGCTTCTCGCGCGGCGACGTGGACGGCGGCTTTGGCGCGGTGTGGAGTCCGCCCAGCGGGCCGGGCCTGATTCCGTTTCCGTCCGAGACGGCCGACGGCGTCTCTGCTCTGCGCCAACTGACTCAGGAAGTCCGGCTGGAAAGCACGGCCTGGCAGCGCCTGGACTGGCGGGTCGGCTTCTTCTACTTCCACGAGGACATGGAGGCCGAGGGCTTCAGCTACGACACGCTGGCCGGCAACGAGCAGAACGGCTACATCCGCCAACAGCAGCGCACCGAGGCCTGGGCCGTGTTCGGCGCGGCCACCCTGACGCTGACCGAGAAGCTTGAGGTGGCCGCCGGCATACGTGTCTCCGAGGACGACAAGCGCTTCAAGGCCGAACGCCTGGTGTCGCCAATCGGCAGCGGTCCGCTGGGTCCGCTGCGCACAACGGCGCGCGCCCTGGTGCCGAGCTGGGACCTGAGCCTGCGCTACCAAGTGACGCCCGGGATGCAGCCCTATGTGCGCGTTGCCAGCAGCTTTCGCGCCCCCAGCGTTCAGGGCCGGCTGCTGTTCAGCGACGAGGTGAGCGTGGCCGACACCGAGGACATCATCTCGGTCGAGACCGGCCTCAAGCTGCGCCTGTGGCAGCAGCGCCTCCACCTCGACGTGGCGGCCTATCACTTCTGGATGCACGATCAGCAACTCACCGCAGCCGGCGGCGGGACCAACGCCATCCGGCTGCTGAATGCCGAGCGCACTATCGGCCGGGGCGTCGAGGCCGAGGGCTCGCTGAACCTGGGCTACGGCCTGCGTCTGACGGCCGGCATGAGTTACAACTACACCCGGCTGGACGACTCGGACCTGGCGGTCCAGCCGTTCGGCTCGCCCTGCACGGCTGGACCCGCCCGGCGCAGTTCCCGGCACGGTCTCTATCGACGGCAACCGTTTGCCCCAGGCGCCGCGCTGGATCGCCAACGCCAGCCTGAGCTATATGCGGCTGCTGCCCGGCGGCTCGGCGCTGCTGTTCTCGACCGACTGGGCGTACCGCAGCCGCATCAACTTTTTTCTGTACGAGTCGCGCGAGTACCGTGA
- a CDS encoding ATP/GTP-binding protein: protein MLERLNIRNYRVFNDLKIDRLSRINLIAGKNNSGKTSLLEAIFLLAGGGNAKMALHSHGVGLYLGSKTGETLWKPMFSELDMSRSIEIVGHHKTLGQLTLEISLEQPRTTEISLDRTGGAYSNAYSDAYKTYEWTLVFQYTDPNGQQPKSHIRQKKDAFEIEPIHTDFAFEAMILPSGIGDIREEAQLLGRLRKYKRGQVLLEALRVIEPRLQSIEDNSASGAPMIWGDIGLLELIPLSEMGEGMTRVARLILAIASTPGGVILADEIENGLHHSILPKVWKVVDTAAKQFKTQVFATTHSFECVEAGHKALGAEGFLLHRLEANGTENRCVTYEPEEIDVALRHNLEIR, encoded by the coding sequence ATGTTGGAACGCTTGAATATACGGAATTATCGCGTCTTCAACGACCTCAAAATCGACCGACTGAGCCGCATTAACCTCATTGCCGGCAAGAACAATTCCGGCAAGACCAGCCTGCTTGAGGCAATCTTTCTGCTGGCTGGGGGCGGAAATGCGAAAATGGCGCTGCATTCTCACGGAGTAGGATTATACCTCGGTTCAAAGACCGGCGAGACCTTGTGGAAACCGATGTTCTCCGAACTGGATATGAGCCGATCCATCGAGATCGTGGGGCATCATAAAACGCTCGGTCAATTGACTCTGGAAATCTCTCTGGAACAACCGCGCACCACTGAGATTTCTCTTGATCGTACTGGCGGCGCCTACTCTAACGCCTATTCCGACGCCTACAAAACGTATGAATGGACGCTCGTCTTTCAGTACACCGACCCCAATGGTCAACAACCCAAAAGCCACATACGCCAGAAGAAGGATGCGTTTGAGATCGAGCCGATTCATACTGATTTCGCGTTCGAGGCAATGATTCTCCCCTCAGGAATTGGCGATATCCGGGAAGAGGCCCAACTTCTGGGAAGGTTGAGAAAATACAAACGAGGTCAGGTGCTCTTGGAAGCCCTTCGAGTCATTGAACCGAGGCTGCAAAGCATTGAGGACAATTCTGCTAGCGGCGCGCCCATGATCTGGGGCGATATCGGGTTACTCGAACTGATACCCTTGTCGGAAATGGGCGAGGGCATGACCCGAGTCGCCCGGCTTATTTTGGCTATAGCTTCCACGCCCGGCGGTGTAATCTTGGCGGATGAGATCGAAAACGGCCTGCACCACTCCATCCTGCCCAAAGTCTGGAAAGTCGTCGATACGGCGGCCAAGCAATTTAAGACGCAGGTTTTTGCCACTACGCATAGCTTTGAATGTGTAGAAGCGGGGCATAAAGCCCTTGGCGCAGAAGGTTTTCTCCTGCATCGGCTTGAAGCCAACGGCACAGAGAACCGCTGTGTCACCTATGAGCCCGAGGAAATTGACGTGGCACTTCGACACAACCTGGAGATTCGCTAG
- a CDS encoding sigma-54-dependent Fis family transcriptional regulator, whose translation MSARVLLVEDEINMAKTQARILQRRGYVVSTAGNGREALRQLDAGPFDIVITDLKMPVMDGMQLLRRMNIEERGCAVIVLTGHGTIESAVEAMQCGAADYLTKPCNPDALLIKVEKLLETRRLQQEVSQLRREVWAYKKFGELIGQSPVMRDIYAVIQAVSTNKSTVVITGESGTGKELVARTIHQKGPLAAQPFVALNCGAMSETLLDSQLFGHRRGAFTGAIADHNGVFQAAHDGTLFLDEIAEIPLALQVKFLRAIQEREVSPLGASKPVSVDVRIIAASNRDLSQAVEDGAFREDLFYRLNVIPIHLPPLRQRSEDIPLLIDHFIAAFSAAYKVEPKTIAPQALAKLQAYAWPGNIRELQNVIERLFALCPGHEIGLGDLPEPIAGLHEAPPPFQAEARLPSLEEMEKSLIAAALGKSRGNKNEAARLLGIDRQRLYRKIEKYGIEIQRGAQAL comes from the coding sequence ATGTCTGCCCGAGTCCTGTTGGTTGAAGACGAAATCAACATGGCCAAAACCCAGGCCAGGATTCTGCAGCGCCGGGGCTATGTGGTCAGCACTGCGGGCAACGGCCGCGAGGCGCTGCGCCAACTCGACGCCGGCCCGTTCGACATTGTCATCACCGACCTGAAAATGCCGGTCATGGACGGCATGCAGCTGCTGCGCCGCATGAATATTGAGGAGCGGGGCTGTGCCGTCATTGTTCTGACCGGACACGGGACTATTGAGAGCGCGGTCGAGGCCATGCAGTGCGGGGCGGCCGACTATCTGACCAAACCGTGTAACCCGGACGCGCTGCTCATCAAGGTCGAGAAGCTGCTCGAAACCAGACGCTTGCAGCAAGAGGTCAGCCAGCTGCGACGCGAGGTCTGGGCGTATAAGAAGTTTGGCGAGCTGATCGGTCAGAGTCCGGTCATGCGGGACATCTACGCGGTGATTCAGGCGGTCAGCACCAACAAGAGCACGGTCGTGATCACTGGCGAGAGTGGCACCGGCAAGGAGCTGGTGGCCCGCACAATCCACCAAAAGGGGCCCTTGGCCGCCCAGCCGTTTGTAGCCCTCAACTGCGGGGCGATGTCAGAGACCCTGCTCGACAGTCAGCTCTTCGGGCACCGCCGGGGCGCCTTTACCGGCGCGATTGCCGATCACAACGGGGTGTTTCAAGCCGCCCACGACGGAACCCTGTTCCTGGACGAAATCGCCGAGATCCCGCTCGCCCTGCAGGTCAAGTTTCTGCGCGCCATCCAGGAGCGCGAGGTCTCCCCGCTCGGCGCCAGCAAACCGGTCAGCGTCGATGTGCGGATTATTGCGGCCAGCAACCGCGACCTGTCCCAGGCGGTCGAAGACGGCGCGTTCCGGGAAGACCTGTTCTATCGGCTGAACGTGATCCCCATCCATCTGCCGCCCTTACGCCAGCGGAGTGAGGATATTCCGCTCTTGATCGACCATTTCATTGCCGCGTTCAGTGCGGCCTACAAGGTCGAGCCCAAAACGATTGCGCCCCAGGCGCTGGCCAAGCTGCAAGCCTATGCCTGGCCCGGCAACATTCGGGAGTTGCAGAACGTGATCGAGCGTTTGTTTGCGCTGTGTCCGGGGCACGAGATTGGGCTTGGCGACTTGCCGGAGCCGATTGCCGGCTTGCACGAGGCACCGCCCCCGTTTCAGGCTGAGGCCCGGCTGCCGAGCCTGGAAGAGATGGAAAAGAGCCTCATCGCCGCCGCCCTGGGCAAGAGTCGGGGCAATAAGAACGAGGCGGCGCGACTGCTCGGCATTGACCGGCAGCGCCTGTATCGCAAGATTGAGAAATATGGGATCGAGATTCAGCGTGGGGCGCAGGCGCTATGA
- a CDS encoding GHKL domain-containing protein: MPLFEQPLAAHLRRIANYMRGCALIPWPRRRNPLRTELAAFIRSHAAEVVSEWTARIAPVFDIQASLMPEISRNMYDALARWATHIEDPSNTETYAYLYQHARHGFISHSPASRFLSGQMKIRLLLLERLQTAYAADRKRLAELASLLDQEFSERILHITDFFVEAHEEALRNEQETHKRLESQLIQSEKMAAIGQLAAGIAHEIRNPLGIILNAIYDLGQIVDTDKPEIGEDLQIAKEEIARAQEIITNLLEFSRDSGTELEAVDLNDLLRKTLQLMQKYLANHQVTVQTAWGEVGTCFANQNALRQVFLNLITNAVQAMPRGGQLRVRTQRHDPTQVRIEFGDTGVGIAREHLKDIFNPFFTTKEPGQGTGLGLSVVHSVLKRYRGNITVQSEPERGTTFLIDLPCPCHQDAIISPSHKLPAAGAT; the protein is encoded by the coding sequence GTGCCGCTTTTTGAACAGCCACTCGCAGCCCACCTGCGACGGATTGCAAACTATATGCGCGGCTGTGCGCTGATCCCCTGGCCGCGCCGACGCAACCCGCTGCGGACCGAGCTGGCGGCCTTCATCCGCAGCCACGCGGCCGAGGTCGTCTCGGAATGGACGGCGCGCATCGCGCCGGTGTTTGATATTCAGGCCAGCCTGATGCCGGAGATCTCCCGGAATATGTACGACGCCCTGGCGCGTTGGGCCACGCATATCGAAGATCCGTCCAACACCGAGACCTACGCCTATCTCTACCAGCACGCCCGGCACGGGTTCATCTCGCACTCGCCCGCTTCCCGATTTTTATCCGGGCAGATGAAGATCCGGCTGTTGCTGCTCGAACGCTTGCAGACGGCCTATGCCGCGGATCGCAAACGCCTGGCCGAGCTGGCCAGCCTGCTGGATCAGGAATTCTCCGAGCGCATCCTGCATATCACCGATTTTTTTGTTGAGGCCCACGAGGAAGCCCTGCGCAACGAGCAGGAAACCCATAAACGGCTGGAGAGCCAGCTCATCCAGTCGGAAAAGATGGCGGCGATCGGTCAGCTGGCGGCCGGGATCGCGCACGAGATTCGGAATCCGCTGGGCATTATCCTGAACGCGATCTACGATCTGGGCCAGATTGTCGATACCGACAAGCCCGAAATCGGCGAAGACCTTCAGATTGCCAAGGAAGAAATCGCCCGCGCCCAGGAAATCATCACCAACCTGCTGGAGTTTTCGCGCGACAGCGGCACCGAGTTGGAGGCGGTTGATCTGAACGATCTGCTGCGCAAGACGCTCCAGCTGATGCAGAAATACCTGGCCAACCATCAGGTCACCGTCCAGACCGCGTGGGGCGAGGTGGGGACGTGTTTTGCCAACCAGAATGCCCTGCGGCAGGTGTTTTTGAACCTGATCACCAACGCCGTTCAGGCCATGCCCCGGGGCGGACAACTCCGGGTTCGCACCCAGCGACACGACCCCACGCAAGTCCGGATCGAATTTGGCGATACCGGAGTCGGCATCGCCCGGGAGCACCTTAAGGATATCTTCAACCCGTTTTTCACCACCAAGGAGCCGGGCCAGGGCACGGGTCTGGGCCTATCGGTCGTGCATTCGGTGCTCAAGCGCTACCGGGGCAATATCACCGTCCAGAGTGAGCCGGAGCGGGGTACGACTTTTCTGATCGACCTGCCCTGCCCGTGTCACCAGGACGCCATCATCTCCCCCAGCCACAAACTTCCGGCCGCAGGTGCGACCTAG